The Paenibacillus macerans genome includes a window with the following:
- a CDS encoding epoxide hydrolase family protein has product MAIERFHIQVSDEILDDLKYRLQHIRWPDELENQGWERGTELSYLKLLVSYWRDHYDWRAQESELNRFSQFRCNIDGIDVHFVHERGKGPNPLPLILTHGWPDSYLRYRKIIPLLTDPASHGGNPEDAFDVIVPSIPGFGFSSRPKHPGVNNFRVAEMWAKLMTEELGYQKFAAAGGDMGSGVTRYLAANHPELLYGIHLTDIGIIRDLMASPDQAKLSEEERQYKNNAAAWLSQEGGYMSIQSTRPQTLAYGLSDSPAGLAGWLLEKFRAWSDCDGDLAQKFSEDELITHIMIYWVTNTVGSTAHMYYENAHSLPPLGYIGVPTGLALFRADVLLPPKAWAMRHLNVTRWTSLPRGGHFTAMEEPELFADDIRAFYRAYRTPHPEAQA; this is encoded by the coding sequence ATGGCTATCGAACGTTTTCATATTCAAGTCTCCGACGAAATCCTGGACGATCTAAAATACAGACTGCAGCACATCCGTTGGCCGGATGAACTTGAAAACCAGGGTTGGGAACGAGGTACGGAATTAAGTTACTTAAAATTGCTAGTTTCGTATTGGAGAGACCATTACGATTGGCGCGCCCAAGAATCCGAGCTGAACCGCTTTTCCCAGTTTCGCTGCAATATCGACGGGATCGACGTGCACTTCGTGCATGAGCGCGGGAAAGGACCTAACCCTTTGCCCCTGATTCTTACCCACGGATGGCCCGACAGTTACCTTCGTTACCGAAAAATTATCCCGCTGCTTACGGATCCGGCCAGCCACGGCGGCAACCCTGAGGACGCTTTTGATGTGATTGTGCCTTCGATACCCGGATTCGGGTTCTCCAGCCGCCCTAAACACCCCGGCGTCAACAATTTTCGTGTCGCCGAAATGTGGGCTAAGCTGATGACAGAAGAATTGGGCTACCAAAAATTTGCCGCCGCAGGCGGGGATATGGGCTCCGGCGTAACAAGATACCTGGCAGCAAACCATCCTGAGTTGTTATACGGCATCCATCTCACCGATATCGGGATTATCAGAGATCTCATGGCTTCGCCCGATCAGGCCAAGCTTTCGGAAGAAGAACGGCAATACAAGAATAATGCGGCGGCATGGCTCTCTCAGGAAGGAGGCTACATGTCCATTCAATCGACACGCCCGCAAACGCTGGCTTATGGACTTTCCGACTCGCCCGCAGGTTTGGCCGGTTGGCTGCTAGAGAAATTCCGGGCATGGAGCGATTGTGACGGCGACCTAGCGCAAAAATTCAGCGAGGATGAACTCATCACGCATATTATGATTTATTGGGTGACGAACACAGTAGGATCGACAGCACATATGTACTATGAAAATGCGCATTCTTTGCCGCCACTCGGCTACATCGGGGTTCCGACAGGCCTTGCCCTGTTCCGGGCAGATGTCTTGCTGCCGCCCAAAGCATGGGCAATGCGCCACCTGAATGTAACTCGCTGGACTTCGCTGCCCCGCGGCGGACATTTTACCGCTATGGAAGAACCGGAGCTTTTCGCCGATGACATTCGCGCATTTTACAGGGCTTATAGAACGCCGCATCCCGAGGCTCAGGCCTAA
- a CDS encoding Gfo/Idh/MocA family protein, protein MSIINFAVIGYGGMGSYHAHNLIPAESTRVQAVGTYDISGERQQISQGKGLRIYESLEEVLNDGNIEAVLIATPNDSHKEIAIKALRAGKHVVCEKPVAMNTRELDEILAVAEATGNVFMVHQNRRWDPDFLIIRQLYQKKTIGDIFQIESRVQGANGIPGDWRHLRKHGGGMLLDWGVHLLDQLLWLVDSPIKSVQADLSYILGDEVDDGFMSCITFENGVKALVEVGTTNYTKLPRWYVKGLEGTAKIDDWDLSGEIIAATGRKDVPAPAPIQAGVGLTKTMAPPSEEATEKIAFPEPKADFVPFYQNFYEVVREGAEPIVKNHEVRKVMNVIEDIFRVSHKG, encoded by the coding sequence ATGTCAATCATAAATTTTGCCGTAATAGGCTATGGCGGCATGGGTTCCTACCATGCCCACAATCTTATACCTGCGGAAAGTACTCGAGTTCAAGCCGTGGGGACCTATGATATTTCCGGAGAAAGACAGCAAATATCCCAAGGCAAGGGCCTGCGGATTTATGAAAGCCTGGAAGAAGTGTTGAATGACGGAAACATCGAAGCCGTACTTATCGCAACGCCCAACGATTCTCATAAAGAAATAGCGATCAAAGCTTTACGGGCGGGGAAGCATGTGGTTTGCGAAAAGCCGGTGGCGATGAACACCCGCGAACTCGATGAGATTTTGGCGGTTGCCGAAGCGACCGGAAACGTCTTTATGGTTCACCAGAATCGCCGTTGGGACCCGGATTTTCTCATAATTCGGCAGCTGTATCAAAAAAAGACGATAGGGGATATATTCCAAATCGAATCTCGCGTTCAAGGCGCCAACGGCATTCCGGGAGACTGGCGTCATTTGCGGAAACATGGGGGCGGCATGCTGTTGGATTGGGGGGTCCATTTACTGGATCAACTGCTATGGCTGGTAGACAGTCCGATTAAGAGCGTGCAGGCGGATTTGAGCTATATCTTAGGCGATGAAGTCGATGATGGATTTATGAGCTGCATTACCTTTGAAAATGGCGTAAAGGCTTTGGTTGAGGTGGGCACCACCAACTATACCAAGCTCCCCCGCTGGTACGTAAAAGGCCTGGAAGGAACCGCAAAAATTGACGATTGGGATTTGTCCGGCGAGATCATTGCCGCTACCGGCCGCAAGGATGTCCCGGCTCCGGCGCCGATCCAAGCGGGTGTGGGACTCACCAAAACGATGGCGCCTCCTTCGGAAGAGGCCACCGAAAAAATCGCCTTCCCGGAGCCTAAAGCGGATTTTGTTCCGTTTTATCAAAATTTTTATGAGGTCGTTCGCGAAGGCGCGGAACCGATCGTGAAAAATCATGAAGTTCGCAAAGTCATGAATGTTATAGAGGATATTTTTAGGGTAAGCCATAAAGGATAA
- a CDS encoding sugar phosphate isomerase/epimerase family protein has translation MKLGVFTPLFNHLSFEEMIEEVAKKGLQTVEIGTGGSPGNAHLDIDQLLASSEARKEYLAKLADKGLEISALSCHNNPISPIKEVAAEADELLRKTIKLASLLNVPVVNGFSGVSGGNASDTQVNWPVLPWPTEYEDSYTYQWEQKLIPYWKGINSEAEAAGVKIGIELHGGFLAHTPYTMLKLREATGKAIGCNLDPSHLWWQGIDPVAAVKILGEAGAIHHFHAKDTYLDQDNINMYGLTDMQPYGNVKTRAWTFRSVGCGHDLKVWSDIISALRVYGYDYVLSIEHEDPIMSIDEGLSRAITNLKSIMIHEQPSAMWWA, from the coding sequence GTGAAACTAGGTGTGTTTACCCCATTGTTTAACCATCTCAGCTTTGAAGAGATGATTGAGGAAGTGGCCAAAAAAGGATTGCAAACGGTTGAAATCGGTACCGGCGGCTCTCCGGGCAACGCTCATTTGGATATTGATCAATTGCTGGCAAGCAGCGAGGCAAGAAAAGAATACCTGGCTAAATTGGCGGACAAGGGCTTGGAAATTTCCGCGCTCAGTTGCCATAATAACCCGATTTCGCCGATAAAAGAAGTGGCTGCGGAAGCGGATGAATTACTGCGCAAAACCATCAAATTGGCAAGCTTGCTGAACGTTCCGGTTGTAAATGGTTTCTCCGGCGTATCGGGCGGGAATGCATCGGACACCCAAGTGAACTGGCCTGTATTGCCTTGGCCAACCGAATATGAGGACAGCTATACTTATCAATGGGAACAAAAGTTGATCCCTTACTGGAAGGGAATTAATTCGGAAGCGGAAGCGGCTGGCGTGAAGATCGGAATTGAGCTTCATGGCGGCTTCTTGGCCCATACGCCTTATACCATGTTGAAATTGCGGGAAGCGACCGGCAAAGCCATCGGCTGCAACCTGGATCCAAGCCACTTATGGTGGCAGGGGATCGATCCGGTGGCTGCCGTCAAGATTCTTGGCGAGGCCGGCGCGATCCACCATTTCCACGCCAAAGACACCTATTTGGATCAAGACAACATCAATATGTACGGATTAACGGATATGCAGCCCTACGGCAATGTAAAGACCCGTGCATGGACCTTCCGCTCCGTAGGCTGCGGCCATGACTTGAAGGTATGGTCGGACATCATTTCCGCATTGCGCGTTTACGGCTATGATTATGTCTTAAGTATTGAGCATGAAGATCCGATAATGTCTATTGACGAAGGATTGAGCCGTGCCATTACCAACTTAAAATCGATCATGATTCATGAACAACCCTCGGCGATGTGGTGGGCGTAA
- a CDS encoding Gfo/Idh/MocA family protein: MTLKVGIIGCGGIANGKHMPALSNVEEVEMVAFCDIIVERAEAAKEKFGTKDAQVFDDYKKMLAGADLDVIHVCTPNSSHAELSIAAMEAGCHVMCEKPMAKTSEEARSMIEASKRTGKKLTIGYQNRFRTDSRYLHEICKEGGLGEIYFGKAHAIRRRAVPTWGVFLDEEAQGGGPLIDIGTHALDLTLWMMNNYKPKYVVGKTYHALSQTPNAANAWGPWDPEKFTVEDSAFGFVVMENGATIFLESSWALNSLDVKEAKTTLCGTKAGADMNNGLTINGEDHSLLYEKKIELKTGGVDFYDGAGEKPEILEAKSWVSAILNDTEPVVKPEEALVVTEILEAIYKSSQTGEPVYL; this comes from the coding sequence ATGACATTAAAAGTAGGAATTATCGGCTGCGGCGGGATTGCAAATGGCAAGCACATGCCTGCGCTTTCAAATGTAGAAGAAGTAGAAATGGTGGCATTCTGCGACATCATCGTGGAACGCGCAGAAGCAGCAAAAGAAAAATTCGGAACCAAAGATGCGCAGGTTTTTGATGATTACAAGAAAATGTTAGCGGGTGCCGATTTGGACGTTATCCATGTTTGTACCCCTAACTCCTCGCATGCCGAATTATCCATTGCAGCCATGGAAGCGGGCTGCCATGTGATGTGCGAGAAACCGATGGCGAAAACCTCCGAAGAAGCCAGAAGCATGATTGAAGCGTCCAAGCGTACCGGCAAAAAATTAACGATCGGTTATCAAAACCGCTTCCGCACCGATTCGAGATATTTGCATGAAATTTGCAAAGAGGGCGGATTGGGAGAGATTTATTTCGGAAAAGCCCATGCGATTCGCCGTCGTGCGGTGCCAACTTGGGGCGTTTTCCTGGATGAAGAAGCCCAAGGCGGAGGTCCATTGATCGATATCGGCACGCACGCCTTAGACCTGACGCTCTGGATGATGAACAATTACAAGCCTAAATACGTGGTTGGGAAAACCTATCATGCCTTATCCCAAACCCCCAATGCCGCCAACGCTTGGGGACCGTGGGATCCGGAAAAATTCACCGTGGAAGACTCCGCTTTCGGTTTTGTTGTGATGGAAAACGGCGCAACGATCTTCCTGGAATCAAGCTGGGCCTTAAATAGCTTGGATGTGAAAGAAGCCAAAACCACCCTGTGCGGCACCAAAGCGGGCGCCGATATGAACAACGGTTTGACCATCAATGGCGAAGACCACAGCTTACTGTATGAGAAGAAAATTGAACTAAAAACGGGCGGCGTCGACTTCTACGACGGCGCGGGCGAGAAACCGGAAATTCTTGAAGCGAAATCTTGGGTAAGTGCCATCCTCAATGATACTGAACCTGTAGTGAAACCGGAGGAAGCCTTGGTGGTTACGGAAATTTTAGAAGCGATCTATAAATCTTCGCAGACCGGCGAGCCGGTATATCTATAA
- a CDS encoding AraC family transcriptional regulator yields the protein MSYYLEFPEFEDSIPFRAFLNDGMTIVYPHWHKEIEIIYSRKGKVNIGINEDIVQLEEGEIFFFPSGEAHYFLASPDSERYVFQFNLKLFDEKILRTSEDSLLSLFESGERHSRNWPKTLARKATELLVHLYGIEQSKPAGMNYLTLGYLYQLIGEFYLYLPRRKERKAPTKRSAIQHKETLDLLNQVFEYVEDRYREVIALEDVAKFVGFSPYYFTRFFKTNTGQTFMQFLTEYRINQAKFILANEKIPMVEVAEKAGFASVKTFHHVFKEAVGQSPLQYRKNLNNH from the coding sequence ATGAGTTATTATCTGGAATTTCCGGAGTTCGAGGATTCAATCCCGTTCAGAGCGTTCCTAAACGACGGCATGACTATCGTGTATCCTCATTGGCATAAAGAAATTGAAATCATCTATTCCCGAAAAGGCAAGGTCAACATCGGCATTAATGAAGATATCGTTCAACTGGAGGAAGGGGAAATCTTCTTCTTCCCAAGCGGAGAAGCGCATTATTTCCTGGCTTCCCCGGATAGTGAACGCTATGTCTTCCAGTTTAACCTGAAGCTGTTTGACGAGAAAATTTTGCGGACTTCCGAAGACTCTTTGTTAAGTCTGTTTGAATCCGGGGAACGGCATAGCCGCAATTGGCCTAAGACGCTGGCTCGGAAGGCCACGGAGCTGTTGGTTCATCTTTATGGGATCGAACAGAGTAAACCCGCTGGCATGAATTATTTGACACTAGGTTATCTGTATCAATTGATTGGGGAATTCTACTTGTATTTGCCGCGGCGCAAAGAAAGAAAAGCGCCGACCAAACGATCTGCCATTCAACATAAAGAAACTTTAGATCTGCTCAATCAAGTATTCGAATACGTGGAAGATCGATACCGGGAAGTCATTGCGCTGGAGGATGTTGCCAAATTTGTGGGCTTCAGCCCTTACTACTTTACCCGTTTCTTCAAAACCAATACAGGACAAACGTTTATGCAGTTCTTGACGGAATACCGTATTAATCAAGCCAAGTTTATTTTAGCGAACGAAAAGATACCGATGGTTGAAGTTGCGGAAAAGGCCGGATTTGCCAGCGTGAAAACATTCCATCATGTTTTTAAGGAGGCGGTTGGACAATCGCCGCTGCAATACCGGAAGAATTTGAATAACCATTAA
- a CDS encoding ABC transporter permease: MKSYLGLVAEYAKAHKQKNRLTVVCIAISVMLVAAVFGMADMSVKAQINENIRQKGNYHAAITGISDSTAGQIANRNDVKVAGWIGMAEDTVFQGKRLSILGGEQDIAEQMNLVVQEGAYPASEREALLDRPALEQFGLSIGDTIDIALSDGQKREYKITGTYNNFSSLKGTDSHGLYLSTKGIRALPPSKEYYFIQFKSNVNINRALSEIKAEYGLGDQQVSTNLILLGLLGQSDDSAMIDLYLTAGILFVLITMAATFMIASSFNMSVLERTQFFGLLRCLGATKKQIKRYIRREGLLYCLKGIPIGLLAGCCVMWAAVLSLNALNYKYLPEMPVFQVSWPAMTAGTAIGFLVVMLASRSPAQKAAQVSPQAAVTGNINHANHQPVNRAANTKWFRVDTAMGFQHAFSNKKSMVLISGSFALSIVLFLCFSVLIAFMGHALRPLKPYAPDLSIVGVKDSILLDRTLMEEVKALPHIKNIYGRMVYRDIPPSQKQGDNTATLISYDDPQFKWAEDKLISGSRGEVQNGNGVFVSYSEELKWKVGDTITLQLPSGAYEVQVAGILSDTPFVAAKGESMIICSEATFTALTGISDYTIIDMQVDADISEQVRSLITPQMRLLDKQQANRETRAAYYAMAVFVYGFLIVIALVALINILNTVNASVSSRMANYGVMRAVGMSGKQLKRMVAAESAAYAISGSLTGGVLGLLLHRFFFGLMITSNWGDPWQPPITVLAVTILAATLTTFAAVISPAKKVKKTSIVNVVNAQ; this comes from the coding sequence ATGAAAAGCTATCTGGGGCTGGTTGCGGAATATGCCAAAGCCCATAAGCAGAAAAACCGGCTTACCGTGGTTTGCATCGCCATCTCGGTGATGTTGGTCGCGGCCGTCTTCGGGATGGCCGACATGAGCGTGAAAGCGCAAATCAACGAGAACATCCGGCAAAAAGGGAATTACCACGCCGCGATTACGGGGATATCGGACAGCACCGCCGGGCAAATCGCAAACCGGAACGATGTGAAAGTAGCGGGTTGGATCGGGATGGCCGAGGATACGGTTTTTCAAGGAAAAAGGCTGTCTATTCTTGGGGGTGAACAGGATATCGCCGAACAGATGAATCTGGTCGTGCAAGAGGGAGCTTATCCGGCTTCCGAACGGGAGGCTCTGCTGGACCGGCCGGCCCTTGAGCAATTCGGTCTGTCCATTGGGGATACGATAGATATTGCTTTGAGCGACGGGCAGAAGCGGGAATATAAGATTACCGGGACGTACAACAATTTCTCCAGTTTGAAAGGGACGGACTCCCACGGCCTGTATCTGTCAACTAAGGGGATTCGTGCGCTTCCACCGTCCAAGGAGTACTATTTTATCCAGTTTAAAAGCAATGTGAACATTAACCGGGCGCTATCCGAGATCAAAGCGGAGTATGGCCTGGGCGATCAACAGGTCTCCACGAACCTGATCCTGCTTGGCTTGCTGGGACAAAGCGACGACAGTGCGATGATCGATCTCTACCTTACGGCAGGAATTCTTTTTGTTCTGATTACGATGGCCGCTACGTTTATGATCGCCAGCAGCTTTAACATGAGCGTGCTGGAACGGACGCAATTTTTCGGCCTGCTGCGTTGTCTTGGCGCCACGAAAAAGCAAATCAAACGGTATATCCGGCGAGAGGGTCTGCTGTATTGCCTAAAAGGGATTCCGATCGGGCTATTGGCCGGTTGCTGCGTGATGTGGGCGGCGGTTTTATCCCTGAATGCCTTGAATTATAAGTACTTGCCGGAAATGCCGGTGTTTCAAGTCAGTTGGCCCGCTATGACTGCCGGTACGGCGATCGGGTTTTTAGTGGTCATGCTCGCTTCCAGGTCGCCCGCCCAAAAGGCGGCGCAGGTATCTCCGCAAGCGGCCGTAACCGGGAATATCAATCATGCGAATCATCAACCCGTCAACCGAGCGGCGAACACCAAATGGTTTCGCGTGGATACGGCGATGGGGTTCCAGCACGCTTTTTCCAATAAAAAGAGTATGGTGCTGATATCGGGTTCTTTTGCGCTAAGTATCGTTCTGTTCTTGTGTTTCTCGGTTTTGATCGCCTTCATGGGTCATGCTTTACGGCCTTTGAAGCCTTACGCGCCTGATCTTTCCATTGTGGGCGTGAAGGATTCCATCTTGCTTGACCGTACCCTGATGGAAGAAGTCAAGGCGCTTCCGCATATCAAAAATATATATGGACGGATGGTGTACCGTGATATTCCGCCTAGCCAGAAGCAGGGCGACAATACGGCCACGTTGATTTCGTATGACGACCCGCAATTTAAATGGGCAGAAGACAAGCTGATTTCCGGCAGCAGGGGTGAGGTGCAAAACGGCAACGGGGTGTTCGTCAGTTACTCGGAAGAGTTGAAATGGAAGGTAGGGGACACGATCACCCTTCAGCTGCCCAGTGGAGCTTATGAGGTGCAGGTTGCCGGGATCCTCTCCGACACGCCGTTTGTGGCAGCGAAAGGCGAATCGATGATCATTTGCTCCGAAGCTACCTTTACTGCGCTGACCGGCATCTCGGACTACACCATTATCGATATGCAGGTCGATGCAGATATTTCCGAGCAGGTCAGAAGCCTGATCACGCCGCAAATGCGGCTGCTCGATAAGCAGCAGGCCAACCGCGAAACCCGCGCGGCCTATTACGCCATGGCGGTATTCGTTTACGGATTCTTGATAGTGATTGCGCTGGTTGCGCTGATTAACATCCTGAATACGGTAAACGCCAGCGTTTCCAGCCGCATGGCCAACTATGGCGTGATGCGTGCGGTAGGTATGTCCGGCAAGCAGCTGAAAAGGATGGTTGCGGCCGAATCCGCCGCTTATGCGATATCGGGCAGTCTGACAGGCGGTGTTTTGGGATTGCTGCTGCATCGTTTCTTTTTCGGGCTGATGATCACCTCCAACTGGGGCGATCCTTGGCAGCCGCCGATCACGGTTTTGGCGGTCACCATTTTAGCGGCAACTCTTACGACGTTTGCGGCGGTGATCTCACCGGCCAAAAAAGTGAAAAAAACGAGCATCGTCAATGTGGTAAATGCGCAGTGA
- a CDS encoding ABC transporter ATP-binding protein, with protein MNLLEVNSVCKTYGTGETAVNALKNVSFTVPKGEFVAVVGESGSGKSTLLNMIGALDTPSSGTVWIDGNDIFRMQDEKLTIFRRRNIGFIFQAFNLIPELNVEQNITFPLLLDYKKTDQAYVEEILAVLSLTDRRKHLPRQLSGGQQQRVAIGRALVTRPMLILADEPTGNLDSKNSSEVISLLKTASKRYQQTIIMITHNRSMAATADRVLQVSDGVLTDLGVYAE; from the coding sequence TTGAATTTGCTTGAAGTGAATTCCGTATGCAAAACCTATGGAACCGGCGAAACGGCCGTGAACGCTTTGAAAAATGTAAGTTTTACCGTGCCCAAAGGCGAGTTTGTTGCGGTTGTCGGGGAGTCCGGTTCCGGAAAGAGTACGCTGCTGAACATGATCGGGGCCCTGGATACGCCCTCGTCCGGCACGGTATGGATCGACGGCAACGATATTTTTCGTATGCAGGACGAAAAACTGACCATTTTCCGCCGCAGGAATATCGGCTTTATCTTTCAGGCGTTTAACCTGATCCCGGAACTGAATGTGGAGCAGAATATCACCTTTCCCTTGCTGCTCGATTATAAAAAAACGGATCAAGCGTATGTGGAGGAAATCCTGGCCGTTTTGTCCTTAACGGACCGGCGCAAGCATCTGCCCCGCCAGTTATCCGGCGGCCAGCAACAGCGCGTGGCGATCGGCCGCGCCTTGGTTACCCGCCCCATGCTGATCCTCGCGGACGAACCTACCGGCAATTTGGACAGCAAAAACAGCAGCGAAGTCATTTCCCTGCTAAAAACGGCGTCCAAACGCTATCAGCAGACGATTATCATGATTACGCATAACCGGAGCATGGCTGCGACGGCGGATCGGGTGCTGCAAGTGTCGGACGGCGTGCTTACCGATTTAGGGGTGTATGCCGAATGA
- a CDS encoding sensor histidine kinase has protein sequence MRIFTNQDIKKLFISLACILFSFMGLSQLLIWPSSGSLHLGLFLLSLLIAAGVLASCFLYFRRQDRLMEEAISQISRFLTGHTHARIECDSEGSLYKLFHAVNTLATTLDAHAAKEQKTKEFLKDTISDISHQLKTPLAALNIYNGLLQDDSEDPAAIREFAIKSEREIDRIETLVQSLLKITKWDAGSIQIEKSPENIADMLNDLRLHFETRVNLERKTVTLSGPPQAELVCDRGWILEAVSNVVKNALDHTEAGGHITIEWNELPSMTQITVKDNGSGIHPEDIHHIFKRFYRSRFSKNTQGIGLGLPLTKAIVEAHDGTITVASAFGNGAAFEMSFLNLTKP, from the coding sequence ATGCGCATTTTTACCAACCAAGATATTAAAAAGCTGTTTATTTCATTAGCCTGTATCTTGTTTTCGTTTATGGGTTTGTCCCAGCTGTTGATCTGGCCGTCCAGCGGCTCTCTTCATCTGGGCCTTTTCTTGCTCTCGCTGTTGATCGCCGCAGGTGTATTGGCTAGCTGCTTCTTGTATTTTAGAAGACAGGACCGCTTGATGGAGGAGGCCATCTCTCAAATCTCCCGTTTCCTAACGGGCCATACCCATGCACGGATCGAATGCGACAGCGAAGGAAGCCTGTATAAGCTGTTTCACGCGGTGAACACGCTGGCTACGACACTGGACGCGCATGCCGCCAAGGAGCAGAAGACCAAAGAGTTTTTGAAAGACACAATCTCGGATATTTCCCACCAGTTAAAAACGCCCCTTGCCGCCCTCAACATCTACAACGGACTTTTACAGGACGATAGCGAGGATCCGGCCGCCATACGCGAATTTGCGATCAAGTCGGAACGGGAAATCGACCGGATTGAAACGCTGGTCCAGAGCCTTTTGAAGATTACCAAATGGGATGCCGGTTCGATTCAGATTGAAAAGTCCCCCGAAAATATCGCCGATATGCTGAATGACCTCCGGCTGCATTTTGAAACACGCGTCAATCTGGAGCGGAAGACCGTGACCTTGTCGGGGCCGCCGCAGGCCGAGCTGGTTTGTGACCGGGGCTGGATCTTGGAAGCCGTAAGCAATGTGGTGAAAAACGCCCTCGACCATACGGAAGCAGGCGGTCATATCACCATCGAGTGGAACGAGTTGCCTTCAATGACGCAAATCACGGTCAAAGATAACGGAAGCGGCATCCACCCGGAAGATATCCACCATATTTTCAAGCGGTTTTATCGCAGCCGTTTTTCCAAAAATACGCAAGGCATCGGCCTGGGCCTGCCGCTGACCAAGGCTATTGTTGAAGCGCATGACGGCACCATCACAGTGGCTAGTGCTTTTGGGAATGGCGCCGCTTTTGAGATGAGTTTTCTCAACCTTACGAAACCGTAA
- a CDS encoding response regulator yields the protein MNKLLLLEDDLSLIDGLSYSLNKQGFHLDIARTIREAEVLFADGTYDLLILDVSLPDGSGFEVCRKVRQVSKVPIVFLRWDDAHFYQPRY from the coding sequence ATGAACAAGCTGCTGCTGCTTGAAGATGATTTAAGCCTGATTGACGGACTTTCGTATTCACTAAACAAGCAGGGGTTTCATTTGGATATTGCCCGGACGATAAGGGAGGCGGAGGTTCTTTTTGCGGACGGAACTTATGATTTGCTGATATTGGATGTGTCCTTGCCGGACGGTTCCGGCTTTGAGGTTTGCCGGAAGGTCCGGCAGGTTTCGAAGGTCCCGATTGTCTTTCTAAGGTGGGACGATGCGCATTTTTACCAACCAAGATATTAA
- a CDS encoding class I SAM-dependent methyltransferase, translating to MKVPQNKLRVIDVEDYWEKRYRDEGMIWGSEPSPTAYHALYIFRKQNVKTLLVPGSGYGRNTKAFSSIFQVDGIELSNDAIQIASNWDQNTNFIQGSILSDLEVSKKYDAIYCFDLLHLFLQQDRNKLVQNCLKQLNHPGLMYFTCFSDEDRNNRRGRQLEEGTYEYKANKYAHFFSDEDLRRHFVEFDIIETGSTIETLYYKDNQIKEYALRYIIVKTS from the coding sequence GTGAAGGTACCTCAAAATAAATTAAGGGTGATCGATGTGGAGGATTATTGGGAGAAGAGGTATCGAGATGAAGGTATGATATGGGGGAGTGAACCAAGCCCCACAGCTTACCATGCCCTCTATATATTTAGGAAACAAAATGTTAAAACTCTTTTAGTTCCTGGGTCAGGCTACGGAAGAAACACAAAAGCTTTTTCCTCGATTTTTCAAGTAGATGGAATTGAATTATCGAATGATGCGATTCAAATTGCATCAAATTGGGATCAGAACACAAATTTTATTCAAGGATCTATTTTGAGTGATTTAGAAGTTAGCAAGAAATATGATGCAATCTATTGCTTTGATTTATTACATCTATTTTTACAGCAAGATCGAAATAAATTAGTACAGAATTGCCTGAAACAGTTGAACCATCCGGGACTAATGTACTTTACTTGTTTCTCAGATGAAGATCGAAATAATAGGAGAGGCCGACAATTGGAAGAAGGCACCTACGAATATAAGGCTAATAAATATGCACATTTCTTTAGCGATGAGGATTTACGGAGACATTTTGTAGAGTTCGATATTATTGAAACAGGATCAACAATAGAGACATTATATTACAAAGACAACCAAATAAAAGAGTACGCATTAAGGTATATCATTGTAAAGACGAGTTAG
- a CDS encoding DUF6756 family protein, with amino-acid sequence MDTLSIRDEIEVLLKQFPEYRPHFCEVGKYDWEQIKNKVEERFVQKKHYKYDLHWAWLRFKEPQYAASFVKAI; translated from the coding sequence GTGGATACCTTATCGATAAGGGATGAAATTGAGGTCTTATTAAAGCAGTTTCCCGAGTACCGTCCGCATTTTTGTGAGGTCGGGAAATATGATTGGGAACAAATTAAAAATAAAGTTGAAGAAAGATTTGTTCAGAAGAAACATTATAAATATGATTTACACTGGGCTTGGCTACGATTTAAAGAACCGCAGTACGCAGCATCTTTTGTAAAAGCAATTTGA